The stretch of DNA TGCAAATATCATTGAAGACATTATTATTATAAATGTAAATATTATACTTTTTGATAAATTGTTTTCCATTGTTAAATTCAAAATAAACCTTTAATTAGCATTAATTCGCTATGATAACATATGTTTTCTAATAAGGATTTTTATAATATGCAAAAAAATTTTATAAATAAACTTAGTGCTTTTTGTGTTCTTTATGTTGAAGATGAAGATGGTATTAGAAATAATATAGAAGAAATATTAAAACATCTTTTCAGAGAAGTATTAAGTGCTAAAGATGCTAGTGAAGCATATATTAAATATATACAAAATAAACCAGATTTAATAATAACTGATATAAAAATGGGAAATGAAACAGGAATTGATTTACTCAAAAGAATTAGAGAAACAGATTCAAAAACAAGAATTATTATAACTTCAGCACATACAGATTTGAATTATTTGTTAGAAGCTACTGAATTACATCTTATTAAATATATTGTAAAACCAATAACAAATGATAAACTTATGGAAGCATTAGAAGGATTTGTAAAGTCTTACGATGAAAATAAAATATATAATCTTGATCAAAATTGGGTTTTTGACTCGAGTAAATCTACTATTTCAAATGGAAATGAAGCTTTTATTCTTACAAAAAAAGAATCAACTTTTCTAAAATTACTTATTACTAAAAATAGAATAATTACTTATGAAGAACTTGAAAACGCTGTTTGGGATGATGATTCTATTATGACATCAAATGCAATGAGATTATTTATTAAAAATTTGAGAAAAAAATTACCTGAGAATTTCTTAAAGAATATGCAAGGAATAGGTTATTATTACAATATGAAAGGATAAGAACACTTAATTTTAAGTGTTCTTGTTTTTTATAGTAATTTATTTTTTGAAACAATAACGCCATCGTTATCAGCGTAAACATAATCTCCAGTATTAAAAGTTACACCTTCAAAGTTTAATTCTATATCTCTTTGTGATTGTGTTTTTTCAAAATTTCTAAGAGGGCAAGTTCCTATTGCTAAAAGCCCAACTTCAATATTTTTTGTTTCATCTATATCTCTTACATAACCATTTAAAATAATTGCTTGCCAATTATTTTTTTTAGCAAATGCCATTAATTTGTCTCCAACAACTCCAAAAAATTCCTGTGAATTGTCAACTACTACAATTTTCCCTTCACCATTTTCATCTCTTAACATTTCTAATAAACGCCAGTTACTTTTATCAAGTTTTACAGTTACTATTTGTCCTGAAAATTTTTTTAATCCACCATAATTTTTAAATTTTGCAGATAAAACTTCTATTTTTTTTTCTTTATTATCATCGCATAAATCTGCTGTTTGTATATTCATTTTACTTCCTTCTTCCTAGATAGTTATAAAGACTATAGTAATAAAAAGAAATGTATAAAAAGTGTATAAATTAAAAAAACATTAAAAAAAAATATTAATTTTATAAAATAAGTAAAAAAGTAACATTGGAGTATTTAAATAAAAAGTTAATTCTAATCAAACCACCTAATTTGCTCTCTTAATGTCACAACTTCACCAATTATTATCATAGCTGGTGTTGGAAGATTTTTTGATTTGTTTGTTATATCTTCTAAAGTTCCAACTACTACTTCTTGCTCTTTTGTTGTTCCTTTTGAAATAACTGCACATGGATAATCTTTTCTTTTGCCTAAAGCTATTAATTTTGAAGAAATTAACTCAATATTGTGATAACCCATTAAAAAAACAATTGTTTCATCATTTAAAAATGTTTCCCATTCAATTTGAGAAATTTTCTTTTTTGGATTTTCATGACCAGTTACAACTCTAAAAGATGTTGTTATTCCTCTATGGGTTACTGGAATTCCTGCGTATGCTGGAACTGCAATTGCTGAAGTGATTCCCGGGATTATTTCAAATTTAATATTTCGTTCATAAAGATAAAGAGCTTCTTCTCCACCACGACCAAAAACAAAAGGATCACCACCTTTTAGTCTTACTACATTTTCATATTTTAAAGAAGCTTGATAAATTAATTCATTTATCGCTTCTTGAGGAAGAGTATGTTTTTTATCTTCTTTTCCAACATAAATTAAATCACATGATTCTTTTGCTAATTCTAAAATTTCTGGATTTACTAATCTATCATAGATTAGAACATCTGCATTTTGTATTACTCGAACTGCTTTTAATGTTAGAAGTTCTACATCTCCAGGTCCTGCGCCTGTTAGGTATACTTTTGGCATATTATTATTTTACCTTATAAGAATAATTTTTTTGAATTATAGTAAAAAATCAATATAAACTACTTAGCTTTACAAGAATTCATGAGTTTATTTAATTCATTTTTTAATTCTTGAAGTTTTTTTGTAGAGTTCATTAGATTTTCTTGAGATTGAATTACAATATCTTCACTTTTATTTAATTGTTTAGAAATATCATTTGAGTTTGTAAGTTCATCTATTATTTTGTCAAATTCATCTGTAATTTCTTCTAATTTAATAGATGCATTTTTAGATTGTTCAATCGCATTTGCTGAATAAGTCATAGCTGAATTTATTTTATCTATAAAACAATTTATTGTATCAGTTGCATCAACTATCTCTTTTTCTGCTTGGATTTTTATAGGAACAAGAGGTTCATTGCTATCATTTTCCATAATTTTTTTTGATTCTTCAAAAAATCTTTTTGCATTTTCTTCCATAGTTTTTAGTTGTGAAAAACTATAAATTATTAAAAATATGATTATAAGTGCAAAACTGTATTGAATATATCTTATAAAATCACTTTTTTGTTCACAATAAATTGTATACATAGAAACTAAAGTATCAACTTCATTTAATAATGGCGTATTTGTATTATAAATAGAGATTACAATATCTTTTAAAATTGCTTCATTATTTTCATTTCTTTTTTGTTCTTGTTCTTTAAAATTATCTATATTTTTATGAAAATTGTTCCATAAAATTTCCACTTTTGAAAGTTGTTTTGCAATATCATCTGTGGGAGCTTTTACAATACCTGTTAAATCATTTCCATCTTTTAAAGAGTTTAGATTGTAGATAAATTCAATAGTTGAACTTTCAAGTTCTGAATATGAAGTATTTTCATTATGATATAAATAAAAGATATTCTTAGAAATATTTTGAGTCAACATTCTTTGTTTTCCAACTACATTTATAACCAAAGCATCTTTTTTATTTTTTTCATTTAAGTAAATTGTTGTTGCAATTATACTGGTCATTAAAATAATAAATAAAATTCCTATAAATTTTATTTTTGTACTTATTGTATTTTGTTTCATACCCCAATTCCTTTAAAAATAGAGATTAAATCTTCTTTATTTGTAATAATAACTTCACCATTTTGAATACTAATAGTTTCTTTTCTTGTTAATCTTTTTAGAACTCTTGATAGAGTTTCTGGCTGAATATGCAACATAAAAGAAACTTCCTGCCTTTTTAATTTATTAAACATTTCTAAATCCTGATTTAGCATAAACGCAACTTTTGCTGTAGCATCAAAAACTAATTCTCTATTTACAATACATTGAAGTTGATGAGTTTTTTTTAATAGTATTTCAAGCAATTCCATAGTTAAAATATTTTTTGATAAAAATATCTCTTGAAATTTTTCAAAATTAACAGATAATATTATTGAATCTTCTGTAAATTCTGCATTTGAAAAACAATAAATATCATTATCATTCATAGATGTAAGTTCACTAATCATAGAGTTTTTATAAATATGATATAAAAATATTTCATTGTCAAACTTATCAACTTTATAAATTTTAATGAGTCCTTCAACCAAAAAGAGTAAATTTTTACTTATATCACTTTCGTAGTATAAAATGGATTTATTCGGGTATTTTGATACATTTGAAATGGAAGCAATTAATTCGATTTGTTCATCATTTAAGTTATTAAAAAAACTTATTTTTCTAATGGTTTCTTGTACAGTCACATCAAACCTTCATATTGTTTTATTTAAGCTATTGTATATTATGCTTGTAAAAATACTAATTAAGTGATATAAAATAAGGTTTATAATGAGTTTTAAAAAATATATAAAAGCAGTTGGAACAGGACCAAAAGGGAATAGAAATTTAAGCATTGAAGAAACAGCAGATGCTGTTGAACAAATATTATTAAATAAAGCAACACAAGCACAAATAGGAGCTTTTTTAATAGGTTGGAGAACTAAACTTGAATCAAATGATGAGTTAAAAGGCTGTATTTTGGCTTTACGAAAATTTATGAAATTTCAAAAAGTTGAAGATTCTATAGAACTTGGATATTCATTTGATGGAAGATGTGATAATCCATTTTTATTTCCTTTATTTGGCAAAATCTTAGAAGAATTTTATGCAAAAAATAGTGATATAAGAAAATTAAATTTAGTAATTTCAGGAGATTTTTTGCAACCTGCAAAAATAGGGCTTACCACAAAAGAAATTTTTACTAATATTGATGCAAGTCAATACTTACATTTTTTTGATAGGGTAGAATACCTAAATGAGTTAAGTAATATTACACCATTAAGACATGAATTGGGTTTGAGAACGGCTTTTAATACAGTTGAAAAACTTTTAAATCCAGCTTTATGTGAATATGGTGTGACAACAGCATTTCATAAACCTTATGTACAAAAATATTTAGATATTTTTGCTCCATATTTCAAAGAGCTAGTTGTTGTAAAAGCAAGTGAAGGAAGTCCTGAAGTATTTAAAGATGGGAAATATTGGAAAATGATAGATGGAAACATAATTGAAGAGAGTTTTTGCTTAAAGGATTATGGAATAGTTTATGATAAAGAATTTGAAAATATTTCTTTAGAAGAGTCTTTAAATATAGTTAGAAATCCAGATGAAAATATTTTAAAACTTGCAAAATTTAATGTGGCTTTATATCTTTTATTTTCAAAAAGAGTAGTTTCTTTAAATGAAGCATGGCAAAGACTAAACTAAAAGGTAAAGAATGTTAATAGATGGATTTGGAAGGAAACACGATTATCTAAGAGTTTCAGTAACAGAAAGATGTAACTTTAGATGTCAATATTGTATGCCAGAAAAACCTTTTTCATGGGTTCCAAAAGAGAATTTACTTTCTTATGAGGATTTATTTAAATTTATAAAAGCATCAATTGATGAGGGAATAAAAAAAGTAAGAATTACAGGTGGTGAGCCACTCTTAAGAGAAGGCTTAGCTGTTTTCTTAAAGATGATATTTGATTATAAAAATGATATAGATTTAGCATTAACAACAAATGGTTTTTTACTTCCAAAAGTTGCACAAAAATTAAAAGATTCTGGATTAAAAAGAATAAATATATCTTTAGATACTTTAAACTCAGCAACTGCTGCAAAAATTGCTCAAAAAGATGTTTTAGAAACTGTCCTTAAAGGAATACAAGCAGCAGCTGATGCTGGATTAAAAATTAAAATAAATTGTGTTCCAATTAAAGGTATAAATGATAATGATGTTTTAGACGTTTTAGAGTTTTGTAAATCTAAAGGTTATGTAGTTAGATTTATAGAATTTATGGAAAATAATCATGCAAAAGATGGTGCAAAAGGATTAAATTCTGGTGAAATAATAGAAATTATCTCTAAAAAATATTCAAATCTTAAAATAGTTCCAAGAGATACAAGTTCTCCTGCACAATATTATGAGTTAGAAGATGGTTTTCAATTTGGAATAATAGAACCACATAAAGATGATTTTTGTGCTCAATGTAATAGAATAAGATTAACCGCAGAAGGATTTTTAATTCCCTGTTTATATTTTGAAGATGCAATGAGTATAAAAGATGCAGTTCAAAATAATAGAATAGAAGAAGCAGTAGAAATTCTAAAAAAAGTATTACAAAATAAACCAGAAAAAAATAAGTGGTCAATAAAAGATGATAATAAAATCTCAACAAGAGCTTTTTATCAAACTGGCGGATGAAAATTAAGAAATTTATTACTTTAAAGTAAAGTTAAAGTAACTTTTAAATACAATTAGCGTTCATTTAAAATAAATGAAAAAATTAACATATACCTATTAGGAGGTCAACATGGCTTTAGATCAGGAAGTAAAAGCAGCTATAGCAGCAAAATACGGTAAAAAAGATGGTGATACTGGTTCATCAGAAGTTCAAATTGCTTTATTAACAGAGCAAATTAAAATATTAACAGAACACTTAAAAGTTTTCAAAAAAGATCACTCTTCAAGATTAGGTCTATTAAAAATGGTTGGAAAAAGAAAAAGATTATTAGCATACTTAAGAAGAACAAACTATACTTCATTTGTTGAATTAGTAGCTTCTTTAGGAATTAGAGCTAAATAATTTTAGTTTTAGTTACCAAAAAAAAGGGTTGTAGCATTGCTACAACCCTTTTTTTTTGTTTAAATATTTCATTTGATTGATTTTAATAACGAATCTTAATAATAGTTCTTGTAGAATAAACAAAAAAAATTGGAAATATATAATATGTTATTAACAAAAAAAAGTGAATACGCACTACTATCTTTAATTGCTATTGCTAAAAGTGATGAACCAAAGAATGTAGATGAGTTATCAAAAGAATTAAATATATCAAAATCATTTCTAGCAAAAATAATGCAAAACCTAGCAAAACAAAATTTAGTAGTATCTCATAGAGGTGTGAATGGTGGATTTGCTTTAAATAAATCTTGGGAGACGATTACAATTTTAGAAATTGTAGTTGCAGCTGAAGATAAATTACCTTCTGTTTTTGAATGCTCACCATCTATTGGAAGTTGTCCAAATCAACTGGCATCACTTTGTACAATTTGGCCTTTATTAAATAATTTACAACTTAAAATCAATGATTTCTTAGAAAAATTGACATTAAAAGATATTGCTTAATGAAATTGTTTCATATTTCTCACACAGATTTAGATGGATATGGATGCCAATTAATTACTAAAGAGTATTTTAAAGAAGGATTTTTTTACAATGCTAATTATGGTTTAGAAGTAAAATTAAGTATAAAAAAAGTTTTAGAACAAGTTCTTGACTATAAAGAAGATGAAATTTTAATTTTAATAAGTGATTTAAATTTAACTTTTCAAGAAGCAAAAGATTTAGATAATGATATAAATAAGTTAATAAAAGATGGATATACAATAAAGCTTCAACTTTTAGATCATCATATAAGTGGTAAAAAAAGTGCTGAAACTTTTTCTTGGTACTATTTAGATGAAAAAAGATGCGCCACAAAAATAGTTTATGATTATATGTTTGAAGAGCATGAAGGTTTTAATAGTATTACAAAAGCTTGGCTAGAACCATTAGTTAATGCAATAAATGCAGTTGATATTTGGCTTGAGAATGAAATAACAAACTTTGAATTTGGAAAAGTTTTAATGTCAATGATTTCAAAAGTGAGAGAAATAAATAATATTTTATTTACTGATTTAAATAGAGATTTTAGATGTTATTTATTAAAAGAAGCCTCTAAATATATAGATGAAATAGATGGACATATAAAATTAGATAATGATGTTCATTTTATGAAAAAAGATTTCCTAAAACTTAGCGATAAAGATGATACTTTAGATAATTTATCTGCAACTTATCTTGTAAAAACTTTGATTGATGTAAAAGATGATTTAACAGTAACTTACAAAGGTCACAAAGGACTTTTAACTTATTGTTTAGGTTCTATCTCTATTCCTGCAAATGCTTTTTTAAGAGCAAATCCTGATTATGATTTTTTTATTGATATAAATAAAAAAGGAAATGCTTCATTTAGAGCTGATGGAAAAGTTGATGTTGCTATGATGGCAACAAAATTGGCAAATGGTGGTGGACATATAAATGCAAGTGGTTGTAAATTTGAAGATTTTAAAGAAGTTATTGATCTTTCTGAAGTTAAAACTTATATACAAAATAAACTAGATAAAATTTAGTTTTTAAAATAATTTATAATAAAGGATATAAAATGGAGTGTGAATTCCCAACTGTAAACTCAAAAAGTGAAGAAATAATAGAAATTTTTAAAAATACAAAAACTATAGCAATTGCTGGACTTTCTCCAGATTCATCAAAAGCTTCAAATATGGTAGCTGTTTATTTACAAAGTGTTGGATTTAAAATAGTTCCTATTTATCCAAAAGAAGATGTGATTTTAGGAGAAAAAGTTTATCGAACACTTTCAGAAATACCTTTTAAAATCGATATGGTTGATATTTTTAGAAAACCAGATGCAATAGCACAAATTGTTGATGAAGCAATAAAAATTGGAAATATTGATACTGTATGGTTTCAATTAGGTCTTGTAAATAATGAAGCTGCAGCCATTGCAAAAGCAGCAGGATTAAAAGTAGTACAAAATAAATGTACAAAGATAGAACATAGAAATTTATTTTAAATAATTTCTTTTGATGTGTTGTTTATTAAAATAAGTTTAGCAACACATCCACTTTTTCCATCATCTCTATTTACAAGAGTTATTTTTGCTCTTAATGCGTCAGCTGCATTTTTTGCTAAAAAAAGCCCTAATCCTACTCCACTTTGATTTCCAATTCTTTTAAATGGTGCAAATAAATCCACATCTTCAGGTATTCCAATACCTTCATCAGTTACAGTGATAATTATTTTTTCTTTTGTTTTTTTTAGTCTTATTGCAATTGATTTTTCATTTGGAGTAAATTTTATAGCATTTTGGACAAAATTTTGTAAGATTTGATTAAATAAAGTTAATTGAATTGATGTATCTAAATGATTTACATTTGAAAAAAAAGTAATAATAATATTTTTCTGAGCACTTAACATTCTATAATCATTTGTTTTTTTCTTTATATATTCAACTAAATCAAGATTTACAGTTTGTTCAAACTGAGCTCCTTCTGTTCTTCCTATATCTAAAATTGAAGAAATCATTTTATTCATTTCATCAATTTGTTTTACAGTCAATTTTAAAGCTTCTTCATATTGTTCAACTTCTCGTTTCTTTTTTAAAGTCACTTCATTTTTTAATTTCATAACAGCAAGTGGAGTTTTAAGTTCATGTGCTGCCCCAATAAATAGCTCTTTTTTAAATTTTACATAAGTTTCTATTCTATTTGTTAGAGTATTAATTGAATTTGCAAGTGAATAAAATTCTATTGGT from Arcobacter suis CECT 7833 encodes:
- a CDS encoding response regulator transcription factor, with the translated sequence MQKNFINKLSAFCVLYVEDEDGIRNNIEEILKHLFREVLSAKDASEAYIKYIQNKPDLIITDIKMGNETGIDLLKRIRETDSKTRIIITSAHTDLNYLLEATELHLIKYIVKPITNDKLMEALEGFVKSYDENKIYNLDQNWVFDSSKSTISNGNEAFILTKKESTFLKLLITKNRIITYEELENAVWDDDSIMTSNAMRLFIKNLRKKLPENFLKNMQGIGYYYNMKG
- the rraA gene encoding ribonuclease E activity regulator RraA, translating into MNIQTADLCDDNKEKKIEVLSAKFKNYGGLKKFSGQIVTVKLDKSNWRLLEMLRDENGEGKIVVVDNSQEFFGVVGDKLMAFAKKNNWQAIILNGYVRDIDETKNIEVGLLAIGTCPLRNFEKTQSQRDIELNFEGVTFNTGDYVYADNDGVIVSKNKLL
- the cobA gene encoding uroporphyrinogen-III C-methyltransferase; translation: MPKVYLTGAGPGDVELLTLKAVRVIQNADVLIYDRLVNPEILELAKESCDLIYVGKEDKKHTLPQEAINELIYQASLKYENVVRLKGGDPFVFGRGGEEALYLYERNIKFEIIPGITSAIAVPAYAGIPVTHRGITTSFRVVTGHENPKKKISQIEWETFLNDETIVFLMGYHNIELISSKLIALGKRKDYPCAVISKGTTKEQEVVVGTLEDITNKSKNLPTPAMIIIGEVVTLREQIRWFD
- a CDS encoding type IV pili methyl-accepting chemotaxis transducer N-terminal domain-containing protein, encoding MKQNTISTKIKFIGILFIILMTSIIATTIYLNEKNKKDALVINVVGKQRMLTQNISKNIFYLYHNENTSYSELESSTIEFIYNLNSLKDGNDLTGIVKAPTDDIAKQLSKVEILWNNFHKNIDNFKEQEQKRNENNEAILKDIVISIYNTNTPLLNEVDTLVSMYTIYCEQKSDFIRYIQYSFALIIIFLIIYSFSQLKTMEENAKRFFEESKKIMENDSNEPLVPIKIQAEKEIVDATDTINCFIDKINSAMTYSANAIEQSKNASIKLEEITDEFDKIIDELTNSNDISKQLNKSEDIVIQSQENLMNSTKKLQELKNELNKLMNSCKAK
- a CDS encoding Crp/Fnr family transcriptional regulator; the protein is MTVQETIRKISFFNNLNDEQIELIASISNVSKYPNKSILYYESDISKNLLFLVEGLIKIYKVDKFDNEIFLYHIYKNSMISELTSMNDNDIYCFSNAEFTEDSIILSVNFEKFQEIFLSKNILTMELLEILLKKTHQLQCIVNRELVFDATAKVAFMLNQDLEMFNKLKRQEVSFMLHIQPETLSRVLKRLTRKETISIQNGEVIITNKEDLISIFKGIGV
- a CDS encoding glycosyl transferase — translated: MSFKKYIKAVGTGPKGNRNLSIEETADAVEQILLNKATQAQIGAFLIGWRTKLESNDELKGCILALRKFMKFQKVEDSIELGYSFDGRCDNPFLFPLFGKILEEFYAKNSDIRKLNLVISGDFLQPAKIGLTTKEIFTNIDASQYLHFFDRVEYLNELSNITPLRHELGLRTAFNTVEKLLNPALCEYGVTTAFHKPYVQKYLDIFAPYFKELVVVKASEGSPEVFKDGKYWKMIDGNIIEESFCLKDYGIVYDKEFENISLEESLNIVRNPDENILKLAKFNVALYLLFSKRVVSLNEAWQRLN
- the moaA gene encoding GTP 3',8-cyclase MoaA, translating into MLIDGFGRKHDYLRVSVTERCNFRCQYCMPEKPFSWVPKENLLSYEDLFKFIKASIDEGIKKVRITGGEPLLREGLAVFLKMIFDYKNDIDLALTTNGFLLPKVAQKLKDSGLKRINISLDTLNSATAAKIAQKDVLETVLKGIQAAADAGLKIKINCVPIKGINDNDVLDVLEFCKSKGYVVRFIEFMENNHAKDGAKGLNSGEIIEIISKKYSNLKIVPRDTSSPAQYYELEDGFQFGIIEPHKDDFCAQCNRIRLTAEGFLIPCLYFEDAMSIKDAVQNNRIEEAVEILKKVLQNKPEKNKWSIKDDNKISTRAFYQTGG
- the rpsO gene encoding 30S ribosomal protein S15; translation: MALDQEVKAAIAAKYGKKDGDTGSSEVQIALLTEQIKILTEHLKVFKKDHSSRLGLLKMVGKRKRLLAYLRRTNYTSFVELVASLGIRAK
- a CDS encoding RrF2 family transcriptional regulator — protein: MLLTKKSEYALLSLIAIAKSDEPKNVDELSKELNISKSFLAKIMQNLAKQNLVVSHRGVNGGFALNKSWETITILEIVVAAEDKLPSVFECSPSIGSCPNQLASLCTIWPLLNNLQLKINDFLEKLTLKDIA
- a CDS encoding DHH family phosphoesterase, whose product is MKLFHISHTDLDGYGCQLITKEYFKEGFFYNANYGLEVKLSIKKVLEQVLDYKEDEILILISDLNLTFQEAKDLDNDINKLIKDGYTIKLQLLDHHISGKKSAETFSWYYLDEKRCATKIVYDYMFEEHEGFNSITKAWLEPLVNAINAVDIWLENEITNFEFGKVLMSMISKVREINNILFTDLNRDFRCYLLKEASKYIDEIDGHIKLDNDVHFMKKDFLKLSDKDDTLDNLSATYLVKTLIDVKDDLTVTYKGHKGLLTYCLGSISIPANAFLRANPDYDFFIDINKKGNASFRADGKVDVAMMATKLANGGGHINASGCKFEDFKEVIDLSEVKTYIQNKLDKI
- a CDS encoding CoA-binding protein, translated to MECEFPTVNSKSEEIIEIFKNTKTIAIAGLSPDSSKASNMVAVYLQSVGFKIVPIYPKEDVILGEKVYRTLSEIPFKIDMVDIFRKPDAIAQIVDEAIKIGNIDTVWFQLGLVNNEAAAIAKAAGLKVVQNKCTKIEHRNLF
- a CDS encoding HAMP domain-containing sensor histidine kinase, whose product is MESKSIYRQFYTKLIIATSLFIITLSFIFYEYARGTIYDDIQKNMLYHAKQIQISSIAVNSFTPILNDNLTINLTKNEHLKNYEFIHYQQNGDYFIKLLYPFDLQNKLFLEIDKNISLEIELLYSVIFKNLFILAIPGFVLMLIYSLVVSKSLLKPIIQINKKLSNMDENSLTQIDKKDLPIEFYSLANSINTLTNRIETYVKFKKELFIGAAHELKTPLAVMKLKNEVTLKKKREVEQYEEALKLTVKQIDEMNKMISSILDIGRTEGAQFEQTVNLDLVEYIKKKTNDYRMLSAQKNIIITFFSNVNHLDTSIQLTLFNQILQNFVQNAIKFTPNEKSIAIRLKKTKEKIIITVTDEGIGIPEDVDLFAPFKRIGNQSGVGLGLFLAKNAADALRAKITLVNRDDGKSGCVAKLILINNTSKEII